A window of the Henckelia pumila isolate YLH828 chromosome 3, ASM3356847v2, whole genome shotgun sequence genome harbors these coding sequences:
- the LOC140886759 gene encoding uncharacterized protein isoform X1 translates to MAPIAASVAQFPSCFGSSFSSIQGKSYHNASHVGVPNLPLPGSLSGMVKKSPRVHSLFGGKKNNDDNSDISSSKGKIGKDMSSEELIGILKSTQDLDQAFFVFKTVAELPYVIHTTETCNYMLEHFRVHGRIMDMAVVFDMMQKQIIYRNSDTYLIIFKGVSVRGGIRQAPFGLERMRKAGFKMNAYSYNGLIHLLLQEGFCREALIIYRRMISEELKPSLKTYSALMVASGKRRDTETVMELLEEMENLGLRPNVYTFTICIRVLGRAGKIDEAYHILKRMDDEGCAPDVVTYTVLIDALCNVGKLDIAREVFKKMKCGSHKPDRVTYITMLDKLGDSGDLDAVREIWALMEDDGYKADVVTFTVLIDALCKVGKASEAFAVVDEMKERGILPNLHTYNTLVGGLLRLNRLDEALQLCENMELSGIKLTAYTYILFIDYYGKLGEADNAIETFEKMKARGIAPSVVACNASLYSLAEVGKLREARMIFDGIKHSGLVPDSISYNMMMKCYSNSGKIDEAIRLLSEMIDSGCQPDVIIINSLIDALYKADRSSEAWEMFCKMKDLKLVPTVVTYNTLLAGFGKEGKVQESFKLFKSMMDCGCPPNTITFNTFLDCLCKNYEVDLALKKLYEMAEMGCLPDLFTYNTIIYGLAKDNRITEAFWFYHQMRKTMHPDYVTLYTLLPGVVKAGMVENAFKVAEDFFYRSRNNLSNSFFWENLMDGILNEAKLDHAISFTERLVSAGLCKNGSIMVPVFRVLSKKKKSLDAHRLFEKFKKSFGIQPTVKAYYHLIDGLLDIHLTQLAWDVYEEMKNSGCIADVSTYNLLLDYLGKSGKVDALFDLYHEMLHRGTEPNTITYNILISGLVKSSSLEKAIDLYYELVSGGFSPTPCTYGPLIDGFLKLKRLDEAKNLFEEMIEYGCKPNCAIYNILINGFGKMGDIESARAFFYRMIREGIRPDLKSYTILVNCFCLLGRVNEAMYYFEEIKLAGLDPDLFCYNLMINGLGKSGKNEEAMSLLREMRNRGMTPNLYTFNSLIINLGIAGMIEEARNMYKELQVTGLKPDVFTYNALIRAYSKSGHPDRAYEMYEEMVIGGCSPNPGTFAQLPNHS, encoded by the exons ATGGCTCCAATTGCAGCTTCAGTGGCTCAATTTCCCTCATGTTTTGGTTCTTCCTTCTCTTCAA TTCAAGGTAAGTCCTATCACAATGCAAGCCATGTTGGTGTACCAAATTTGCCTTTACCCGGAAGCCTAAGTGGAATGGTAAAGAAATCTCCGAGAGTGCATTCATTATTTGGTGGAAAGAAGAATAATGATGATAACAGTGACATTAGTTCTTCCAAG GGAAAAATCGGTAAGGACATGTCTTCGGAGGAATTAATTGGGATATTGAAGTCAACTCAAGACTTGGATCAggctttttttgtttttaaaactgTTGCAGAACTTCCTTATGTTATACACACTACAGAAACATGCAACTATATGCTCGAGCATTTCAGGGTGCATGGAAGGATAATGGATATGGCTGTTGTGTTTGATATGATGCAAAAGCAAATTATTTACAGGAACTCAGATACTTACTTGATCATATTTAAGGGTGTAAGCGTAAGAGGAGGCATCAGGCAGGCACCGTTTGGGCTTGAAAGAATGAGAAAAGCAGGGTTCAAAATGAATGCATATTCTTACAATGGATTGATACATTTGCTTCTTCAAGAAGGGTTTTGTAGGGAGGCGTTAATAATATATAGAAGAATGATATCAGAAGAATTAAAGCCAAGTCTTAAGACATATTCTGCACTAATGGTAGCCAGTGGTAAGAGAAGGGATACTGAAACAGTCATGGAATTACTAGAAGAGATGGAGAATTTGGGATTGAGGCCAAATGTCTATACTTTTACCATCTGCATTCGAGTTCTTGGACGAGCTGGAAAAATTGATGAGGCTTATCATATATTAAAGAGAATGGATGATGAGGGATGTGCACCTGATGTGGTCACTTATACGGTTCTCATTGATGCACTTTGTAATGTAGGCAAACTTGACATTGCCAGAGAAGTGTTTAAGAAGATGAAATGCGGCAGCCATAAGCCAGACCGAGTGACTTATATCACTATGTTGGACAAGCTCGGTGACTCTGGAGATTTGGATGCAGTTAGAGAGATTTGGGCCCTGATGGAGGATGACGGTTATAAAGCAGATGTAGTTACTTTTACTGTACTCATTGATGCGTTGTGCAAAGTTGGGAAAGCCAGTGAAGCATTTGCAGTAGTAGACGAAATGAAAGAAAGAGGGATATTACCAAATCTTCATACTTACAACACGTTGGTTGGTGGGCTTTTGAGATTAAACAGATTAGATGAAGCATTACAACTATGTGAAAATATGGAATTGTCTGGCATTAAACTAACTGCATATACATACATCCTGTTCATTGACTACTATGGTAAGCTAGGAGAAGCTGATAATGCTATTGAAACTTTTGAGAAAATGAAAGCTCGTGGCATTGCGCCCAGTGTTGTTGCCTGCAATGCATCTCTTTACAGCCTAGCCGAAGTTGGTAAGCTAAGAGAGGCAAGAATGATATTTGATGGAATCAAACATAGTGGACTTGTGCCAGATTCAATCTCCTATAATATGATGATGAAATGTTATAGCAATTCCGGGAAAATTGATGAAGCTATTCGACTACTTTCTGAGATGATAGACAGTGGTTGTCAGCCTGATGTTATTATTATCAACTCTTTGATAGATGCACTTTACAAGGCTGATCGGTCTAGTGAGGCGTGGGAGATGTTTTGCAAAATGAAGGACTTGAAGCTTGTTCCAACGGTTGTGACATACAACACACTGTTGGCTGGATTTGGGAAGGAGGGCAAAGTTCAAGAAAGCTTCAAATTATTTAAGAGCATGATGGACTGTGGGTGTCCTCCAAATACGATAACTTTCAACACTTTTTTGGACTGTCTCTGTAAGAATTATGAGGTTGATTTGGCTCTGAAGAAGCTTTATGAAATGGCAGAAATGGGTTGCCTCCCGGACCTTTTTACTTACAACACGATCATCTATGGGTTAGCAAAAGATAACAGGATTACTGAAGCTTTTTGGTTTTACCATCAGATGAGGAAAACAATGCATCCTGATTATGTGACTCTGTATACTCTCCTCCCAGGTGTTGTAAAAGCTGGTATGGTAGAGAATGCTTTCAAAGTTGCCGAGGATTTTTTTTATCGTAGTAGGAATAATTTGTCTAACAGTTTCTTTTGGGAAAATCTGATGGATGGCATTTTGAACGAAGCCAAGTTAGATCATGCTATTTCTTTCACCGAAAGATTAGTCTCTGCAGGCCTTTGCAAAAATGGCTCAATAATGGTTCCTGTTTTCAGAGTTTTGTCCAAGAAAAAGAAATCTCTTGATGCTCATAGGTTATTCGAGAAATTTAAGAAATCTTTTGGGATTCAACCAACTGTGAAAGCATATTATCATTTGATCGATGGGCTTCTTGATATCCATCTGACTCAACTGGCATGGGATGTTTATGAAGAGATGAAGAACTCTGGCTGTATCGCTGATGTCTCCACCTACAATTTGTTACTCGATTATCTTGGGAAGTCTGGGAAGGTGGATGCACTTTTTGATTTATACCATGAGATGCTTCACAGAGGAACTGAACCCAATACCATAACTTATAACATACTGATTTCTGGTCTAGTAAAGTCCAGCAGCTTAGAGAAAGCTATAGATCTATACTATGAACTTGTAAGCGGAGGCTTTTCTCCTACTCCTTGTACATATGGTCCTCTTATAGATGGATTTTTGAAACTCAAGAGACTAGACGAGGCAAAGAATTTGTTCGAAGAGATGATTGAATATGGATGCAAACCTAATTGTGCTATCTACAATATCCTTATTAATGGATTTGGAAAAATGGGTGACATTGAATCTGCTCGTGCTTTTTTTTATCGAATGATTAGGGAAGGGATTAGACCAGATTTGAAGTCCTACACCATTCTTGTCAACTGCTTTTGCTTGCTTGGAAGAGTCAATGAAGCCATGTACTACTTTGAGGAAATAAAGTTAGCTGGCCTGGATCCAGATTTGTTTTGTTACAATCTTATGATCAATGGCCTTGGAAAATCAGGGAAAAACGAGGAAGCTATGTCTCTTCTTCGTGAGATGAGAAACCGGGGGATGACCCCGAATCTTTATACCTTCAACTCCTTAATAATTAATCTTGGAATTGCCGGAATGATAGAGGAAGCAAGAAATATGTACAAAGAACTCCAAGTTACTGGTCTTAAACCTGACGTGTTTACGTACAATGCTCTAATACGAGCATACAGCAAGTCAGGTCACCCTGATCGTGCATATGAAATGTACGAGGAGATGGTGATTGGGGGATGTAGTCCAAATCCCGGGACATTTGCGCAGCTTCCAAATCATAGTTAA
- the LOC140886759 gene encoding uncharacterized protein isoform X2, translating into MAPIAASVAQFPSCFGSSFSSSKSYHNASHVGVPNLPLPGSLSGMVKKSPRVHSLFGGKKNNDDNSDISSSKGKIGKDMSSEELIGILKSTQDLDQAFFVFKTVAELPYVIHTTETCNYMLEHFRVHGRIMDMAVVFDMMQKQIIYRNSDTYLIIFKGVSVRGGIRQAPFGLERMRKAGFKMNAYSYNGLIHLLLQEGFCREALIIYRRMISEELKPSLKTYSALMVASGKRRDTETVMELLEEMENLGLRPNVYTFTICIRVLGRAGKIDEAYHILKRMDDEGCAPDVVTYTVLIDALCNVGKLDIAREVFKKMKCGSHKPDRVTYITMLDKLGDSGDLDAVREIWALMEDDGYKADVVTFTVLIDALCKVGKASEAFAVVDEMKERGILPNLHTYNTLVGGLLRLNRLDEALQLCENMELSGIKLTAYTYILFIDYYGKLGEADNAIETFEKMKARGIAPSVVACNASLYSLAEVGKLREARMIFDGIKHSGLVPDSISYNMMMKCYSNSGKIDEAIRLLSEMIDSGCQPDVIIINSLIDALYKADRSSEAWEMFCKMKDLKLVPTVVTYNTLLAGFGKEGKVQESFKLFKSMMDCGCPPNTITFNTFLDCLCKNYEVDLALKKLYEMAEMGCLPDLFTYNTIIYGLAKDNRITEAFWFYHQMRKTMHPDYVTLYTLLPGVVKAGMVENAFKVAEDFFYRSRNNLSNSFFWENLMDGILNEAKLDHAISFTERLVSAGLCKNGSIMVPVFRVLSKKKKSLDAHRLFEKFKKSFGIQPTVKAYYHLIDGLLDIHLTQLAWDVYEEMKNSGCIADVSTYNLLLDYLGKSGKVDALFDLYHEMLHRGTEPNTITYNILISGLVKSSSLEKAIDLYYELVSGGFSPTPCTYGPLIDGFLKLKRLDEAKNLFEEMIEYGCKPNCAIYNILINGFGKMGDIESARAFFYRMIREGIRPDLKSYTILVNCFCLLGRVNEAMYYFEEIKLAGLDPDLFCYNLMINGLGKSGKNEEAMSLLREMRNRGMTPNLYTFNSLIINLGIAGMIEEARNMYKELQVTGLKPDVFTYNALIRAYSKSGHPDRAYEMYEEMVIGGCSPNPGTFAQLPNHS; encoded by the exons ATGGCTCCAATTGCAGCTTCAGTGGCTCAATTTCCCTCATGTTTTGGTTCTTCCTTCTCTTCAA GTAAGTCCTATCACAATGCAAGCCATGTTGGTGTACCAAATTTGCCTTTACCCGGAAGCCTAAGTGGAATGGTAAAGAAATCTCCGAGAGTGCATTCATTATTTGGTGGAAAGAAGAATAATGATGATAACAGTGACATTAGTTCTTCCAAG GGAAAAATCGGTAAGGACATGTCTTCGGAGGAATTAATTGGGATATTGAAGTCAACTCAAGACTTGGATCAggctttttttgtttttaaaactgTTGCAGAACTTCCTTATGTTATACACACTACAGAAACATGCAACTATATGCTCGAGCATTTCAGGGTGCATGGAAGGATAATGGATATGGCTGTTGTGTTTGATATGATGCAAAAGCAAATTATTTACAGGAACTCAGATACTTACTTGATCATATTTAAGGGTGTAAGCGTAAGAGGAGGCATCAGGCAGGCACCGTTTGGGCTTGAAAGAATGAGAAAAGCAGGGTTCAAAATGAATGCATATTCTTACAATGGATTGATACATTTGCTTCTTCAAGAAGGGTTTTGTAGGGAGGCGTTAATAATATATAGAAGAATGATATCAGAAGAATTAAAGCCAAGTCTTAAGACATATTCTGCACTAATGGTAGCCAGTGGTAAGAGAAGGGATACTGAAACAGTCATGGAATTACTAGAAGAGATGGAGAATTTGGGATTGAGGCCAAATGTCTATACTTTTACCATCTGCATTCGAGTTCTTGGACGAGCTGGAAAAATTGATGAGGCTTATCATATATTAAAGAGAATGGATGATGAGGGATGTGCACCTGATGTGGTCACTTATACGGTTCTCATTGATGCACTTTGTAATGTAGGCAAACTTGACATTGCCAGAGAAGTGTTTAAGAAGATGAAATGCGGCAGCCATAAGCCAGACCGAGTGACTTATATCACTATGTTGGACAAGCTCGGTGACTCTGGAGATTTGGATGCAGTTAGAGAGATTTGGGCCCTGATGGAGGATGACGGTTATAAAGCAGATGTAGTTACTTTTACTGTACTCATTGATGCGTTGTGCAAAGTTGGGAAAGCCAGTGAAGCATTTGCAGTAGTAGACGAAATGAAAGAAAGAGGGATATTACCAAATCTTCATACTTACAACACGTTGGTTGGTGGGCTTTTGAGATTAAACAGATTAGATGAAGCATTACAACTATGTGAAAATATGGAATTGTCTGGCATTAAACTAACTGCATATACATACATCCTGTTCATTGACTACTATGGTAAGCTAGGAGAAGCTGATAATGCTATTGAAACTTTTGAGAAAATGAAAGCTCGTGGCATTGCGCCCAGTGTTGTTGCCTGCAATGCATCTCTTTACAGCCTAGCCGAAGTTGGTAAGCTAAGAGAGGCAAGAATGATATTTGATGGAATCAAACATAGTGGACTTGTGCCAGATTCAATCTCCTATAATATGATGATGAAATGTTATAGCAATTCCGGGAAAATTGATGAAGCTATTCGACTACTTTCTGAGATGATAGACAGTGGTTGTCAGCCTGATGTTATTATTATCAACTCTTTGATAGATGCACTTTACAAGGCTGATCGGTCTAGTGAGGCGTGGGAGATGTTTTGCAAAATGAAGGACTTGAAGCTTGTTCCAACGGTTGTGACATACAACACACTGTTGGCTGGATTTGGGAAGGAGGGCAAAGTTCAAGAAAGCTTCAAATTATTTAAGAGCATGATGGACTGTGGGTGTCCTCCAAATACGATAACTTTCAACACTTTTTTGGACTGTCTCTGTAAGAATTATGAGGTTGATTTGGCTCTGAAGAAGCTTTATGAAATGGCAGAAATGGGTTGCCTCCCGGACCTTTTTACTTACAACACGATCATCTATGGGTTAGCAAAAGATAACAGGATTACTGAAGCTTTTTGGTTTTACCATCAGATGAGGAAAACAATGCATCCTGATTATGTGACTCTGTATACTCTCCTCCCAGGTGTTGTAAAAGCTGGTATGGTAGAGAATGCTTTCAAAGTTGCCGAGGATTTTTTTTATCGTAGTAGGAATAATTTGTCTAACAGTTTCTTTTGGGAAAATCTGATGGATGGCATTTTGAACGAAGCCAAGTTAGATCATGCTATTTCTTTCACCGAAAGATTAGTCTCTGCAGGCCTTTGCAAAAATGGCTCAATAATGGTTCCTGTTTTCAGAGTTTTGTCCAAGAAAAAGAAATCTCTTGATGCTCATAGGTTATTCGAGAAATTTAAGAAATCTTTTGGGATTCAACCAACTGTGAAAGCATATTATCATTTGATCGATGGGCTTCTTGATATCCATCTGACTCAACTGGCATGGGATGTTTATGAAGAGATGAAGAACTCTGGCTGTATCGCTGATGTCTCCACCTACAATTTGTTACTCGATTATCTTGGGAAGTCTGGGAAGGTGGATGCACTTTTTGATTTATACCATGAGATGCTTCACAGAGGAACTGAACCCAATACCATAACTTATAACATACTGATTTCTGGTCTAGTAAAGTCCAGCAGCTTAGAGAAAGCTATAGATCTATACTATGAACTTGTAAGCGGAGGCTTTTCTCCTACTCCTTGTACATATGGTCCTCTTATAGATGGATTTTTGAAACTCAAGAGACTAGACGAGGCAAAGAATTTGTTCGAAGAGATGATTGAATATGGATGCAAACCTAATTGTGCTATCTACAATATCCTTATTAATGGATTTGGAAAAATGGGTGACATTGAATCTGCTCGTGCTTTTTTTTATCGAATGATTAGGGAAGGGATTAGACCAGATTTGAAGTCCTACACCATTCTTGTCAACTGCTTTTGCTTGCTTGGAAGAGTCAATGAAGCCATGTACTACTTTGAGGAAATAAAGTTAGCTGGCCTGGATCCAGATTTGTTTTGTTACAATCTTATGATCAATGGCCTTGGAAAATCAGGGAAAAACGAGGAAGCTATGTCTCTTCTTCGTGAGATGAGAAACCGGGGGATGACCCCGAATCTTTATACCTTCAACTCCTTAATAATTAATCTTGGAATTGCCGGAATGATAGAGGAAGCAAGAAATATGTACAAAGAACTCCAAGTTACTGGTCTTAAACCTGACGTGTTTACGTACAATGCTCTAATACGAGCATACAGCAAGTCAGGTCACCCTGATCGTGCATATGAAATGTACGAGGAGATGGTGATTGGGGGATGTAGTCCAAATCCCGGGACATTTGCGCAGCTTCCAAATCATAGTTAA